A stretch of Crossiella cryophila DNA encodes these proteins:
- a CDS encoding sugar ABC transporter permease, whose translation MSTQRKRGARSPLASFGLHATLVLASAIAVFPVFWVLVTSFKPDSRAVEPTPKLINEFTTGNYTDVLTGAKGDFLSWFGNSVLIAALTTVIAVFLSATTGYAVSRFRFPGYRATMLSFLLIQMFPFAVLIVPLYNIMLSLGLQGSSLGLVLIYCTTAIPFCAYMLKSYFDTIPADIDEAGRIDGLSHFGVFWRLVMPLARPGLAVTAFYAFLTAWGEVAFASAFLSAADQSKTLAVGLQVFVQQNRTEWGHLAAASILVAIPAVIVFYLVQRFLVTGLSAGAVKG comes from the coding sequence ATGTCGACACAGCGCAAGCGCGGAGCGCGCTCCCCCCTGGCCAGTTTCGGACTGCACGCCACCCTGGTGCTCGCCTCGGCGATCGCGGTGTTCCCGGTGTTCTGGGTGCTGGTCACCTCGTTCAAACCGGACTCGCGCGCGGTGGAGCCCACTCCGAAGCTGATCAACGAGTTCACCACCGGCAACTACACCGACGTGCTCACCGGGGCCAAGGGCGACTTCCTGTCCTGGTTCGGCAACTCGGTGCTGATCGCCGCGCTGACCACGGTGATCGCGGTGTTCCTGTCCGCGACCACCGGGTACGCGGTCAGCCGGTTCCGCTTCCCCGGCTACCGGGCCACCATGCTGAGCTTCCTGCTCATCCAGATGTTCCCGTTCGCGGTGCTGATCGTGCCGCTCTACAACATCATGCTCAGCCTCGGCCTGCAGGGCAGCAGCCTCGGCCTGGTGCTGATCTACTGCACCACCGCGATCCCGTTCTGCGCCTACATGCTCAAGAGCTACTTCGACACCATCCCGGCCGATATCGACGAGGCCGGGCGAATCGACGGACTTTCGCACTTCGGCGTGTTCTGGCGACTGGTCATGCCGCTGGCCCGGCCGGGCCTGGCGGTGACCGCCTTCTACGCCTTCCTGACCGCCTGGGGCGAGGTCGCCTTCGCCTCGGCGTTCCTGTCCGCGGCCGATCAGAGCAAGACGCTGGCGGTCGGCCTGCAGGTGTTCGTGCAGCAGAACCGCACCGAGTGGGGCCATCTGGCCGCTGCATCGATCCTGGTCGCGATCCCCGCGGTGATCGTGTTCTACCTCGTCCAGCGATTCCTGGTAACCGGGCTCTCCGCGGGCGCGGTGAAGGGGTGA
- a CDS encoding LacI family DNA-binding transcriptional regulator, with the protein MTGLADIARAAGVSISTVSRVLNRRAGVNEATRQRVLGVLADLPYTPRGLGALQRTGVIGLLVPELSNPVFPAFAEALETRAARAGYGSLLCNTRSASLRADGADHNGESRELVEEEYVRMLLARGVEGMVFVSPEITNAEDGGAGYYGKLLADGVQMVFVNGGAPALDVPDVTVDEQVAGYLATRHLVELGHRRIGFVCGPARSLPSRLKRAGWSAALEEAGLPADPGLIAHAPYGAAGGATAMSALLDGPRPSAVICSSDHMALGAMREAHRRGLSVPAELSIVGFDDIPLAAYCSPALTTLAQPIEEMARAAVDELVQRLNPAIRRGGGSYSRVFRPKLVVRESTAPPS; encoded by the coding sequence GTGACGGGACTTGCCGATATCGCGCGTGCGGCCGGGGTCAGCATCTCCACGGTCAGCCGGGTGCTGAACCGGCGGGCCGGGGTCAACGAGGCCACCCGGCAACGGGTGCTCGGGGTGCTCGCGGACCTGCCCTACACCCCGCGCGGCCTGGGCGCGCTGCAACGCACCGGCGTGATCGGCCTGCTCGTGCCCGAGCTGTCCAACCCGGTCTTCCCCGCCTTCGCCGAGGCGCTGGAGACCAGGGCGGCGCGCGCCGGGTACGGCTCACTGCTGTGCAACACCCGCTCGGCCAGCCTGCGCGCCGACGGCGCCGACCACAACGGCGAGAGCCGGGAGCTGGTCGAGGAGGAATATGTCCGGATGCTGCTCGCCCGCGGCGTCGAGGGCATGGTCTTCGTCTCCCCGGAGATCACCAACGCCGAGGACGGCGGCGCGGGCTACTACGGGAAACTGCTGGCCGACGGCGTGCAGATGGTCTTCGTCAACGGCGGCGCGCCCGCGCTGGACGTGCCGGATGTGACCGTGGACGAACAGGTCGCCGGCTACCTGGCCACCCGGCACCTGGTCGAACTCGGACACCGGCGGATCGGCTTCGTCTGCGGCCCGGCCCGCTCACTGCCCTCCCGGCTCAAGCGCGCGGGCTGGTCCGCGGCCCTGGAGGAGGCCGGACTGCCCGCCGACCCCGGACTGATCGCGCACGCCCCCTACGGCGCGGCCGGCGGCGCCACCGCGATGAGCGCGCTGCTCGACGGCCCGCGCCCCAGCGCGGTGATCTGCTCCTCCGACCACATGGCCCTCGGCGCCATGCGCGAGGCGCACCGGCGCGGACTCAGCGTGCCCGCCGAGTTGTCCATCGTCGGCTTCGACGACATCCCCCTGGCCGCCTACTGCTCGCCCGCGCTGACCACCCTCGCGCAGCCGATCGAGGAGATGGCCAGGGCCGCGGTGGACGAATTGGTCCAGCGGCTCAACCCGGCGATCCGGCGTGGCGGCGGCAGTTACAGCCGGGTGTTCCGGCCGAAGCTGGTGGTCAGGGAGTCGACCGCGCCGCCGTCCTGA
- a CDS encoding extracellular solute-binding protein, with product MRRTSRGQVSKLVQVATLGLAGALTLTACGGGGAAGDPNKVVYWDTSGPNESPVFKKIAEGCASKDGYQVSVETVAFDQARSNFKTSAQGGQGADVFRAEVAWVPELANNGLVVDLTDTALGKDTADFLEVPLGSTKFNGKTYGVPQVTDALALYYNKKALAEAGVAVPTTWDEVKAAGAKLGEKTLFINNDGYYALPFIYSQGGDLVDTANKKILVNSPESVKGLETAKGLLDAKAAQTAQDPTNSNTNMKAAFSTGAVAMVIDGPWAAVDLLKGDAFKDAANLGIAPVPGGPAGSSSPVGGHDYVVRQGSKAKDNAIKLVQCMSSTASQVSIAKELGLLPTRKSAYESAEVKAQPVVAGFTPVVQKAHPRPWIPQGGELFDPLKIAYADVLSGKKTAKAALDEVAKTYKDQVVKDYS from the coding sequence ATGCGACGCACTTCCCGAGGACAGGTTTCGAAGCTCGTCCAGGTCGCCACCCTTGGCCTGGCCGGCGCGCTGACCCTCACCGCCTGCGGTGGCGGCGGCGCGGCAGGCGACCCCAACAAGGTCGTCTACTGGGACACCAGCGGTCCCAACGAGTCCCCCGTGTTCAAGAAGATCGCGGAGGGCTGCGCCAGCAAGGACGGCTACCAGGTCTCGGTGGAGACGGTGGCCTTCGACCAGGCCCGCAGCAACTTCAAGACCAGCGCGCAGGGCGGCCAGGGCGCGGACGTGTTCCGGGCCGAGGTGGCCTGGGTGCCGGAGCTGGCCAACAACGGCCTGGTGGTCGACCTGACCGACACCGCGCTCGGCAAGGACACCGCGGACTTCCTCGAGGTGCCGCTGGGCTCGACCAAGTTCAACGGCAAGACCTACGGCGTCCCGCAGGTCACCGACGCGCTGGCGCTCTACTACAACAAGAAGGCGCTGGCCGAGGCCGGTGTCGCGGTGCCGACCACCTGGGACGAGGTCAAGGCCGCCGGCGCCAAGCTCGGCGAGAAGACGCTGTTCATCAACAACGACGGCTACTACGCGCTGCCGTTCATCTACAGCCAGGGCGGTGACCTGGTGGACACCGCGAACAAGAAGATCCTGGTCAACTCGCCGGAGTCGGTGAAGGGCCTGGAGACGGCCAAGGGCCTGCTCGACGCCAAGGCCGCGCAGACCGCGCAGGACCCGACCAACTCCAACACCAACATGAAGGCCGCCTTCTCCACCGGCGCGGTCGCCATGGTCATCGACGGCCCGTGGGCCGCGGTGGACCTGCTCAAGGGCGACGCGTTCAAGGATGCGGCCAACCTGGGCATCGCGCCGGTCCCCGGTGGTCCGGCCGGCAGCAGCTCCCCGGTCGGCGGGCACGACTACGTGGTTCGCCAGGGCAGCAAGGCCAAGGACAACGCGATCAAGCTGGTGCAGTGCATGTCCAGCACCGCCTCCCAGGTGAGCATCGCCAAGGAGCTGGGCCTGCTGCCCACCCGCAAGTCGGCGTACGAGTCCGCCGAGGTCAAGGCGCAGCCGGTGGTCGCGGGGTTCACCCCGGTGGTGCAGAAGGCGCACCCGCGCCCGTGGATCCCGCAGGGCGGCGAGCTGTTCGACCCGCTCAAGATCGCCTACGCGGACGTGCTCTCCGGCAAGAAGACGGCCAAGGCCGCCCTGGACGAGGTCGCCAAGACCTACAAGGACCAGGTCGTCAAGGACTACTCCTGA
- a CDS encoding ABC transporter ATP-binding protein, with amino-acid sequence MAEVAYVNASRVYAGTPPVRAVDQLQLDIADGEFLVLVGPSGSGKSTALRMLAGLEDVDEGAIQIGGKDVTNVPPKGRDIAMVFQSYALYPHMTVGENMGFALKLRGVPKPQIKEKVLEAAKMLDLEKYLERKPKALSGGQRQRVAMGRAIVREPSVFLMDEPLSNLDAKLRVETRANIATLQQRLGTTTIYVTHDQVEAMTMGHRVAVLKDGLLQQCDTPRALYETPANAFVAGFIGSPAMNLKTVPLTSGGAQIDGFEVPLPRTVLDKVGSAGLTEVTFGVRPESLKLVPSEDEGMSMVVELVEELGADAILYGSVRIGDRPERFTVRVDGRTPPALGQTVKVGLRDQGEIHLFHPESGDRLTATTV; translated from the coding sequence ATGGCCGAGGTCGCCTACGTCAACGCCTCGCGGGTCTACGCGGGCACTCCCCCGGTGCGAGCTGTGGACCAGCTCCAGCTGGACATTGCCGATGGCGAGTTCCTCGTGCTCGTGGGCCCCTCCGGCTCCGGCAAGTCCACCGCGCTGCGCATGCTCGCCGGACTGGAGGACGTCGACGAGGGCGCGATCCAGATCGGCGGCAAGGACGTCACCAACGTGCCGCCGAAGGGCCGCGACATCGCCATGGTGTTCCAGTCCTACGCGCTCTACCCGCACATGACCGTCGGGGAGAACATGGGCTTCGCGCTCAAGCTCCGCGGCGTGCCGAAGCCGCAGATCAAGGAGAAGGTCCTCGAGGCGGCCAAGATGCTCGACCTCGAGAAGTACCTCGAGCGTAAGCCGAAAGCGCTTTCCGGTGGTCAGCGCCAGCGGGTCGCGATGGGCCGGGCGATCGTGCGCGAGCCCAGCGTCTTCCTGATGGACGAGCCGCTGTCCAACCTGGACGCCAAGCTGCGGGTGGAGACCAGGGCGAACATCGCCACCCTCCAGCAGCGGCTCGGCACCACCACCATCTACGTGACCCACGACCAGGTCGAGGCGATGACCATGGGTCACCGGGTCGCGGTGCTCAAGGACGGTCTGCTGCAGCAGTGCGACACCCCGCGCGCGCTGTATGAGACCCCCGCCAACGCCTTCGTCGCCGGCTTCATCGGCTCGCCCGCGATGAACCTCAAGACGGTGCCGCTGACCAGCGGCGGAGCCCAGATCGACGGCTTCGAGGTGCCGCTGCCGCGGACCGTGCTGGACAAGGTCGGCTCGGCAGGCCTGACCGAGGTCACCTTCGGTGTCCGGCCGGAGTCGCTCAAGCTGGTCCCGTCCGAGGACGAGGGCATGAGCATGGTGGTCGAGCTGGTCGAGGAGCTGGGCGCGGACGCGATCCTCTACGGCAGCGTGCGCATCGGCGACCGCCCGGAGCGGTTCACCGTGCGTGTCGACGGCCGTACTCCCCCGGCGCTTGGCCAGACCGTGAAGGTCGGCCTGCGCGACCAGGGCGAGATCCACCTGTTCCACCCGGAGAGCGGCGACCGCCTCACGGCGACCACCGTCTGA
- a CDS encoding carbohydrate ABC transporter permease — protein MVLPVVVVIGVLVLLPLAQGVYYSFTNINEATIANPILDRPATYEWVGLTNYLNVLSGDPSYGDFWAVLVRTLIWTFASVFCHYAIGLGLAVLLNRRIAGRGLYRVLLILPWAVPAFISAFAWKYMFNAQYGIINQLLGAVGLPQPVWLGQSDLALVAVIIVNVWLGVPFMMVALLGGLQSIPGELYEAAEIDGASAWQRFRNITLPGLRSVSSTVVLLGTIWTFNMFAVIYLVTGGINPNTRILVIYAFERFFSGASRDYAIASTYGVLILSLLLVFASAYRRALRKQGEVW, from the coding sequence ATGGTGCTGCCGGTCGTGGTGGTGATCGGGGTGCTCGTCCTGCTGCCACTGGCACAGGGCGTCTACTACAGCTTCACCAACATCAACGAAGCCACGATCGCCAACCCGATCCTGGACCGGCCCGCCACCTACGAGTGGGTCGGCCTGACCAACTACCTCAACGTGCTCTCCGGGGACCCCTCCTACGGGGACTTCTGGGCCGTGCTGGTGCGCACGCTGATCTGGACCTTCGCCAGCGTGTTCTGCCACTACGCGATCGGCCTCGGCCTGGCGGTGCTGCTCAACCGGCGCATCGCCGGGCGCGGGCTGTACCGGGTGCTGCTGATCCTGCCCTGGGCGGTGCCCGCCTTCATCAGCGCGTTCGCCTGGAAGTACATGTTCAACGCGCAGTACGGGATCATCAACCAGCTGCTCGGCGCGGTCGGGCTGCCGCAGCCGGTGTGGCTGGGCCAGTCCGATCTGGCCCTGGTCGCGGTGATCATCGTGAACGTCTGGCTGGGCGTGCCGTTCATGATGGTGGCCCTGCTCGGCGGGCTGCAGTCCATCCCAGGCGAGCTGTACGAGGCCGCCGAGATCGACGGCGCCTCCGCCTGGCAGCGCTTCCGCAACATCACGCTGCCCGGTCTGCGCTCGGTGTCCAGCACGGTGGTGCTGCTGGGCACGATCTGGACCTTCAACATGTTCGCGGTGATCTACCTGGTCACCGGCGGGATCAACCCGAACACCCGCATCCTGGTCATCTACGCCTTCGAGCGGTTCTTCTCCGGCGCCTCCAGGGACTACGCGATCGCCTCCACCTACGGCGTGCTGATCCTGTCGCTGCTGCTGGTGTTCGCCTCGGCGTACCGCAGGGCACTGCGCAAGCAAGGCGAGGTCTGGTGA